The Methylomonas montana genome has a window encoding:
- a CDS encoding flagella synthesis protein FlgN, which yields MIEKTYLITEKLLNNGLNVTQNLLELLNAESDKLKQTVDPDVISAIAANKKDLVVQLEQFTKQLGQVLATEQLAIGNDGIKTYLIKAKETGIDISETWNCWHRISKLAEKCRAVNEQNGASIALLSRHTQRSLQILRGKSPLAATYGPDGVTRNELFSHTLISV from the coding sequence ATGATAGAGAAAACCTATTTAATCACCGAAAAATTATTGAACAACGGTTTAAACGTCACGCAGAATTTGCTTGAGTTGTTAAATGCCGAATCCGATAAACTAAAACAAACAGTCGATCCGGACGTTATTTCGGCGATTGCCGCCAATAAAAAAGATCTGGTTGTTCAACTTGAGCAATTCACCAAGCAACTGGGTCAGGTGCTTGCCACCGAGCAGTTGGCGATCGGTAACGACGGCATCAAAACTTATCTTATCAAAGCCAAAGAGACGGGCATCGATATATCCGAGACCTGGAATTGCTGGCATCGTATCTCCAAGCTTGCCGAAAAATGCCGGGCCGTTAACGAACAAAACGGCGCTAGCATTGCGTTGCTGAGTCGGCATACTCAGCGATCGCTGCAAATTCTTAGAGGCAAATCGCCATTAGCAGCGACGTATGGGCCTGACGGCGTCACCCGAAACGAGCTGTTTTCGCACACATTAATTTCAGTGTAG
- the flgM gene encoding flagellar biosynthesis anti-sigma factor FlgM → MAIESITGNPVGAPLPAKSAVKDSVGLKEKLANGLSADTVEITAAAQDIKSATAASAAASVVNEDRVAAIKAALQEGSYQVNAESVAGKILQFEKQLTNSS, encoded by the coding sequence ATGGCTATCGAATCCATCACCGGTAACCCTGTTGGTGCTCCGCTGCCGGCAAAATCAGCGGTTAAAGACTCGGTCGGACTTAAAGAGAAGCTTGCAAATGGGCTCTCTGCGGACACAGTCGAGATCACCGCGGCCGCGCAGGATATTAAGTCGGCTACCGCCGCAAGCGCTGCTGCTTCCGTGGTGAACGAGGATCGTGTTGCAGCTATAAAAGCGGCATTGCAGGAAGGCAGCTATCAGGTCAATGCCGAGAGCGTTGCCGGGAAAATATTGCAATTCGAAAAACAGTTAACTAATAGCTCATGA
- the flgA gene encoding flagellar basal body P-ring formation chaperone FlgA, translated as MKNIKFLFILQLASEMVCAAPMQSVPSIQNSVNQYVNASLEPGGKYEIGGVQIDPHLQLPQCEQALQVFGQSGDIKPGRNTVGVRCHGEKGWTIYSTVSVKAFKDVLVLKKSLNRNDIIRAEYLGVEARDTGLLQQGYLVEPEDIVNKQAVRNIPAGSVLNRQHYADLTLVKRGERVTIQSAKAGMLISAIGTAMADGAKGQKINVKNMSSQRVIQATVVDAGQVSVYF; from the coding sequence ATGAAGAACATTAAATTTCTGTTCATTTTGCAGCTGGCTTCCGAAATGGTGTGCGCGGCACCGATGCAATCGGTGCCGTCGATTCAGAATTCGGTTAACCAATATGTAAATGCAAGCCTTGAGCCAGGGGGCAAGTATGAAATCGGCGGAGTGCAAATCGATCCGCATCTGCAACTACCGCAGTGCGAGCAAGCTTTGCAGGTCTTTGGCCAATCCGGCGACATTAAACCCGGCCGGAATACGGTTGGGGTGCGATGCCATGGCGAGAAAGGGTGGACGATTTATAGCACGGTGTCTGTGAAGGCCTTTAAAGATGTGTTGGTATTGAAAAAGTCCCTGAATCGTAACGATATTATTCGTGCGGAGTATCTCGGTGTTGAGGCTCGCGACACCGGCTTATTGCAACAAGGTTATTTGGTCGAGCCGGAAGATATCGTTAATAAGCAGGCTGTCCGCAACATTCCTGCCGGCAGTGTACTTAATAGACAGCATTATGCCGATTTGACGCTGGTGAAAAGAGGTGAGCGGGTAACGATTCAATCGGCCAAGGCCGGTATGTTGATCAGCGCGATCGGTACCGCGATGGCGGATGGTGCCAAGGGCCAGAAAATCAATGTGAAAAATATGTCGTCGCAACGGGTGATACAGGCGACTGTCGTCGATGCCGGTCAGGTTTCGGTTTATTTTTAA
- a CDS encoding chemotaxis protein CheV has product MAGVLEGVDQRTKLAGHNRFELLLFKLVSKQRFGINVFKVQEVIQCPPLTQIPNSHSVICGVAHLRGKTIPVLDLSMAIGMRPLARDTGCYVIVTEYNRSIQGFLVGSVDRIINIGWEQVKAPPSGAGKESYLTAVTEIEGELIEVIDVEKVMKEVIGGREDASADAIDADVSGKNDHILVVDDSSVARNQVKRVCQQIGIECTLLKDGQEAWDHLNTLVAEGINIQDRYSMIISDVEMPRMDGYTLATKIKADPNMKQVYLILHTSLSGVFNTAMVQKVGANEFLAKFDPDSLMHSIQQQLKLYHAARN; this is encoded by the coding sequence ATGGCCGGAGTGTTAGAGGGAGTCGATCAGCGCACCAAACTGGCAGGTCACAATAGATTCGAATTACTGTTGTTTAAACTGGTCAGCAAACAGCGTTTTGGAATTAACGTTTTTAAAGTCCAAGAAGTCATTCAATGCCCACCTTTAACCCAAATTCCCAATTCCCACTCGGTGATTTGCGGAGTCGCTCACCTGCGCGGTAAAACCATTCCGGTATTGGATTTGTCCATGGCTATCGGCATGCGACCCTTAGCGCGCGACACCGGCTGTTACGTGATCGTCACCGAGTACAATCGCTCGATTCAAGGCTTTCTGGTCGGCTCGGTAGACCGGATCATCAACATCGGCTGGGAACAAGTTAAAGCCCCCCCCAGCGGTGCCGGTAAAGAAAGCTATCTGACCGCCGTTACCGAAATTGAGGGCGAGTTGATCGAAGTGATCGATGTCGAAAAGGTCATGAAAGAAGTCATCGGCGGCCGCGAAGACGCCTCCGCAGACGCCATCGACGCCGATGTGAGCGGCAAAAACGATCATATCCTGGTGGTCGACGATTCCTCGGTCGCCAGAAATCAGGTGAAAAGAGTCTGCCAACAAATTGGCATAGAATGCACACTGCTCAAAGATGGCCAGGAAGCCTGGGATCATTTGAACACGCTGGTCGCCGAAGGCATCAATATTCAGGATCGTTATTCAATGATCATTTCCGACGTGGAAATGCCGCGCATGGATGGCTATACCCTGGCCACCAAAATCAAGGCCGACCCAAACATGAAACAGGTCTACCTGATTCTGCACACCTCGTTGAGCGGCGTATTTAACACCGCGATGGTTCAAAAAGTCGGCGCCAACGAATTTTTGGCTAAGTTCGATCCCGATTCCTTAATGCATTCTATTCAGCAACAACTCAAGCTTTATCATGCCGCGCGCAACTGA
- a CDS encoding CheR family methyltransferase yields the protein MFKSADSGNSIGKNIDISAEEYQAIQQFLNQSCGIALGENKQYLVKSRLLPLLGKFELSSFTDLTKVLQSSAFSSQKLKSAVIDAMTTNETFWFRDERQFAEIRDKVLPELLKQKNGSIRVWSAACSSGQEPYSISICGLDALKASAKNRSLQIIGTDISEAILEEAKKAVYSEAALARGVDEITKARYFHKSYDGYTLNPEVSQQVRFQQFNLLKSFTALGRFDIIFCRNVLIYFSDQVKRDILTRMADSLEPGGYLFLSSTEAMPAGIHAFELVRSGLTSYFRKIG from the coding sequence ATGTTCAAATCAGCTGACTCCGGCAACAGCATCGGCAAAAATATCGACATTTCCGCCGAGGAATATCAGGCCATTCAGCAATTCCTCAATCAAAGCTGCGGTATCGCACTAGGCGAAAACAAACAGTATCTGGTGAAAAGCAGATTACTACCTTTGCTGGGTAAATTTGAATTATCGAGCTTCACTGATCTCACCAAAGTCTTGCAATCCAGCGCATTTTCTTCGCAGAAATTAAAAAGCGCGGTTATCGACGCGATGACCACCAACGAAACTTTCTGGTTTCGTGATGAACGCCAGTTTGCCGAAATTAGGGACAAAGTACTCCCTGAGCTACTCAAGCAAAAAAACGGCAGCATCCGGGTTTGGTCGGCGGCCTGCTCATCCGGCCAAGAACCTTATTCGATCAGCATCTGCGGCCTGGACGCCCTTAAAGCCAGTGCAAAAAACAGATCACTGCAAATTATCGGCACCGACATTTCCGAAGCGATATTGGAAGAGGCCAAGAAAGCGGTGTATTCGGAAGCCGCATTGGCCAGAGGCGTCGATGAAATCACTAAGGCCCGCTACTTCCACAAAAGCTACGATGGCTACACGCTCAACCCCGAAGTCAGCCAACAAGTCCGCTTTCAGCAATTCAATCTACTCAAGTCTTTTACAGCACTGGGACGTTTCGACATCATCTTTTGCCGCAACGTACTGATCTATTTTTCCGACCAGGTCAAACGCGACATCTTGACCCGAATGGCCGACAGCCTGGAGCCAGGCGGTTATTTATTCCTCAGCAGCACCGAAGCCATGCCGGCCGGCATACACGCCTTCGAGCTGGTCCGCTCCGGCCTAACCAGCTACTTCAGAAAAATCGGTTAA